The Gloeomargarita lithophora Alchichica-D10 genomic sequence CTGATGCTCCCAGCGGCTTGGTTCCCGGCCAGTTGGCTCACCCGCTGGTGGGGTCGGGGTAGCCCTTGGTTGCCGGGGAGTGTCCTGGGGCGATGGCGGGATGAAGCTACGGTGCTTTGGGTGGCGGTGGTCTTACTGGGGCTGCCGTTTTTAACCAATGACCAAATTGGTATCCTGCTGTTGGGCGGGGTGGGTTTGTGGCTGGGTTTATTGCTGTTGGAGCCGCCCCAGGGATTGTGGTACCCGGCGGTAGGGTATTGGCTGATTCTGACCTGGGCAACGGCCTTTTCCCCGGTGAAAATGGCGGCCTTGAGCGGTTGGGTGAAGGCCAGTCTCTATCTGGCTTCCTTGGGGGTACTGTTGCGGGGGGTGCGCCGCCGGGGGAATTTATTAATGATGGTGTACCTGCTGGTGGCACTGCTGGTGGCGGTGGTCGGTCTGCGGCAATGGGTTTTTGGGGCAGAAGCCCTAGCGACCTGGATTGACCCGGAATCGCCGCTATCGGGCACGACCCGGGTGTATAGCTTTTTGAAAAATCCCAATGTGTTGGCGGGCTATCTCCTGCCGGGGGTGGGGATGGGTTTGGGCTGTCTGCTGGGCTGGCGCACCTGGGCGCAACGGGGGCTGGCCTTAACCCTGGTGCTAGTGTTGACCAGTTGTGTCGTACTCACGGGCAGTCGGGGCGGCTGGCTGGCACTGGCGGCGGTCTATGGCAGTTTTGGGCTATTGGTGGGCTGGGGCTGGTGGCAATGGAGTCCCCATCGTCCCCTCTGGCAAAGGGTTTTGCTGTGGGTAGGGGCGGGTTTGCTCCTGGTGGCTGTACTGTCATTGTTGGGACGGTCTGAACGCCTGCGCCTGCGGTTCCTGAGCATTTTTGCGGGACGAGCCGACAGCAGTAACAATTTTCGGATCAATGTCTGGGCGGCGGTGGTGGCGATGATCCGGGATTATCCTTGGCTGGGCATCGGGCCGGGCAATCGGGCGTTTAATCTCATCTACCCCCTCTACCAACGACCGAATTTTAATGCCCTGGGGGCTTACTCGGTGCCCCTGGAGGTGACGGTGGAAGCGGGACTGCTGGGCTTGGGGGCTTTTCTGGCCTTGACGGGGGCGACCCTGCGCCGCAGTTGGCAGAATTTACATTACTTTGTCAAACACCCCTGCCCGGAAACATTCCTGCTCATGGGTGTTCTGGCCGGAATGGCGGGCACCATGACCCACGGCCTGGTGGATACCCTCTGGTTTCGCCCCCAGGTGCAGATACTCTGGTGGTTTAGCGTTGCCCTGGTTTTTTCCACCTACGATTCCAAGTCATCGCCGTAGAGTTTATCCAACTGCTGGCGGGCTTCCTCCAAATTGACGCTCCGCATCACCATCAACGGTTCATTCACCGGATTACCTGCCTCGTCCAAAAGCTCTGGATGGGGTACGGCACGGTGTCGGGGGTATTGGGATTCTAAGCTGAGGCGCATTAAACTGCGGAGAAGATTGCCCAGAGCCAAAACCGCTAAGACGGTAAAGAGGACAACGTATAGTAAATGTAAAATCATTATCGGTGGGAAAAGCGGGTTAGGGGTGGGTGCGGGTCTGTAACCGGAGATGCCAACATTCTAAAACCAGACGATGCCAGCCCATTAAAACTGAGGTGTCTACCCCAACGCCGGTGCTGGCGAGGAGGGCATGGGTGGCCTGGACTTCGCCCTGGGCTTGGGTAATCTGTGCCAAAAGTGTTTGCCGCTGGCTGGGTTCCAAAAACGGCAGGGTGTCCCCGTTGAGCATCTGGCGGGCTTGGCTGAACCAGTACATAAAGTCTTCTAAAAGTGGTTCCAGAAGCGACTTTACAATGGGGGAGTAGGACGAGTGGGGCATATTCATAGGGGGTTTATCAAAAGTGGGTTAACATCTCTATACATATTAAATCTTTTTACACTTCTTAACAATAGGGGGACAGCCTTATTTGGCGGTGCGGGGGTACCCCTGTGGCATAATGGGAAAGGCGTTGGGGTGGGTTTATGACTGAATTGGCGGTGGCGGAACTGTCCCGTTATGAATGCCGTTCCTGTGGCTACATTTACGAGCCAGAGCGGGGACAACCGGATAAGGGGGTGATGCCAGGAACGGCCTTTACCAGCTTGGTTGCCGATTGGCGGTGTCCCGTGTGTGGTGCCCGCAAGAGTGCTTTTGCGGATATTGGTACCAATCAGACGGCGGGCTTCCCGGAAAATTATCGCTACGGGTTGGGGGTAAATACCCTCACGCCGGGGCAGAAAAATTTGTTGATTTTTGGCGGGTTGGCGATTGGGTTTCTCTTTTTAATGAGTTTCTACGGGTTGAAATAGTATGCGGCGCGTGTGGGCAATGATTCTGTGTGTGTTTTTGCTGGGGTGTGCCCGGGGGCCAGCGGCTTTGGCGGTGCATCCCTGGGAGCCGGTGCCTTTGCCGACGACGGCCACCCTGATGGACATTGCTTTTGACCCGGATAATGCCCAACATGGCTGGGTGGTGGGGACGGAGGCCACCCTATTGGAAACCCAGGACGGGGGCAAAACCTGGGCTTTGCGGGCGTTGGATGTGGGGGAGGGGTTGTACCGCTTGACGGCGGTGAGTATGCGCTCCGGGGAAGGTTGGGTGGTGGGCAAACCGGCACTGCTGTTGCATACCACGGATGGGGGGCAGTCTTGGGTGCGGATTCCTTTGGATGAA encodes the following:
- a CDS encoding rubredoxin; its protein translation is MTELAVAELSRYECRSCGYIYEPERGQPDKGVMPGTAFTSLVADWRCPVCGARKSAFADIGTNQTAGFPENYRYGLGVNTLTPGQKNLLIFGGLAIGFLFLMSFYGLK
- a CDS encoding DUF2605 family protein, whose protein sequence is MYWFSQARQMLNGDTLPFLEPSQRQTLLAQITQAQGEVQATHALLASTGVGVDTSVLMGWHRLVLECWHLRLQTRTHP
- a CDS encoding DUF2973 domain-containing protein — protein: MLHLLYVVLFTVLAVLALGNLLRSLMRLSLESQYPRHRAVPHPELLDEAGNPVNEPLMVMRSVNLEEARQQLDKLYGDDLES
- a CDS encoding IctB family putative bicarbonate transporter, with protein sequence MLPAAWFPASWLTRWWGRGSPWLPGSVLGRWRDEATVLWVAVVLLGLPFLTNDQIGILLLGGVGLWLGLLLLEPPQGLWYPAVGYWLILTWATAFSPVKMAALSGWVKASLYLASLGVLLRGVRRRGNLLMMVYLLVALLVAVVGLRQWVFGAEALATWIDPESPLSGTTRVYSFLKNPNVLAGYLLPGVGMGLGCLLGWRTWAQRGLALTLVLVLTSCVVLTGSRGGWLALAAVYGSFGLLVGWGWWQWSPHRPLWQRVLLWVGAGLLLVAVLSLLGRSERLRLRFLSIFAGRADSSNNFRINVWAAVVAMIRDYPWLGIGPGNRAFNLIYPLYQRPNFNALGAYSVPLEVTVEAGLLGLGAFLALTGATLRRSWQNLHYFVKHPCPETFLLMGVLAGMAGTMTHGLVDTLWFRPQVQILWWFSVALVFSTYDSKSSP